gctcatccgattgactccgttccacttccagtaattccgtaaaattgagatctttTCAATGGCACTaataattagtctaaataggatctttcttttggtcttttgtttaggttttcgattgtttgcgtatagttgcggttatcggattttcgtcgatcgcgggttttctcgaagattcgtgaagcttcgtgaagaccttgagcaaggcaagtcaccctttgatcaattgctcctataattgaaaaatcattattattttgtttgcaacttgcatttttagaatcacacacttaacttgcttggcctcgggtTGCATGCCAAatcgacggacctacccagtagtcgcactaatttccgtaggtcatactaccctgattccttgacgctccacccttgtggtacctcggtattcgtgctctctgagcgcgtataccaaatatcccacatacaccgttgtttgtcgaaaacttgggaaatgggtttgtgaagccttcaaaacccgacatgtggtgtcggtgtgtttgaaaataaaatgaattgtgaaaactcgcgatgcgggggttgtgcctatgtggcactgtcccgtattcgcatataaggaccgattcctgtgggaaactcaccGAACATAaccaaagtgcaaccacaaggtggaatgggacaccctggctaagtaactagacggttcagggaaacctcgcatgccaatagttgggaacgccggggcggggtcggacaaaccgggttcctggtaaggcaaggacgagaagcttgctcacttaccgatcaaggtggttggagtttgatttgtgcacgcctaaaatggcctatgtttatgtgaggatttgatccttctatgtggcatgaggtaaccctgggtcggctggggaaaggctttgttgcgaacctccgataccgacgggtgttcggaataagttcgtatcttgtgggtaaagtgtacccctctgcagaggttaactaactgttcgagcagccgtgcccacggtcatgggcggatgtgaggtggttcccgttgcgtagatttgtttgcctgtgctttgtgaaaagttgttgtggtgtgggaatcgtaaccagaatcagcctatgtggcagatggacgacctaagtggtcagaaacgaatctgtgtgattcgggatgtctgcgggcatcatagactaggcttcccaagtggaagcggattgttgtgctgctgggcagctggactctgggagtccaagaaaatgaaaaaggctctgggagccgattaatcaaatggaatggctctgggagccgagaagtaatgatctgacccgggaggtcggtacattactaaatgagctgttgaaaaaaaaacatctcttaatgtcgaatcgagacgcaagtctcttttcggcccaaacttagaaagaaataaatcacttagtgatttcaaaatgtcttcaaataaaagatttgcaaaacaaccttgcctctcttccaagcttgcattaaacacctaagttcccgtgacttgctgagtacgaaagtactcaatatatatagttccccggccctgaagagaagataaagtgaagtgaagattagggtttcgtcctggttcccagccgtcgcctgtggtgttgggtgttagaccgttggttccgctgctgctgctgttgttggtgttcgcctcgtccgtgtcgtcggttgtattctcgggctgtctgagctgcaacctaagttaaggtaaataagtcctctatttattttaaggattgctatgattcatatttgtcaccgtgggtaccagcactatgtcctgggactggtaccgagatcgcggtttcgtaggaagcggttcgcgccgttttccctacgacacgctcctgtcaggtgccgttgtacggcggtatcagattggggtgtgacagagatggtatcagagcatagGTTGGCCCTAGGATCGAAACCCCTTAATAGGATGGCATTATTTGAGTACAAAAATATTTGTGAAAGCTAAGGTGTCGTTGTCCCCTTTAGCTCTAGTTTTGCGAAAAATCTTTTGTGTCCAAAAGTAGAAGCTAGTCGTTCGTTTTGACTTTTATCCTAGAGTAAACCTGTCTTCACGCCCAGTTGAAGAAAGGTGTGCTCAAGCCTTTAGGAGTCTTAGTTAAGCCCTTGTTGGTAGGCTAACCTTAGTACCGTCACACGCTCGGTAGGAGTTGTGGTGAACTAGTGCGTGTGTGAGTTTTGTTTGGTAGTCCGTGTTCAGGTGTTAGACCAGTTGGGTTACCGGCTGGAACACACCACCTATGTCTTCTGTGATTTCGAAAACCGTTTTGATGTAGTGTTTTtgttttcctccttttcttcttaTCTACTTTCTGCGTTGGTCAGATCTCAGTCCCTCTGAAGCAGATGGCACCTCAACCAACCTGTCAGACTTGTGTCCGCAACTACCTTGGTTCTAAGGAAGACCCAGCTTTGTCAGAAAATCCAAATCAACTAGCTGAACAAGTCCCCAACCAAGTTGCCAAGACTGATAATACTGTTCCTGGACCAAACAAGGAAGTTGCAACCAGAAATCAACACTCCTCAATGGATATTTATCAGATTCTAGCCAACCAGACTCAGATGCTACAAGAAATAGCTCAAAATTTGGCTTCTATACAACAACAACTGCTACTACCACAGCCCAAGGTGAATCCAGACAAGAGTAAGAATGAGGCCGCAGAAATACAAGGAACACAATCAGTAGAAGGCACTGATACCCATAAAGAGAAGAACAAAGAATTCTTAAATGTGATGATTACAGGGATGAAAACCCCACTTCGAGCTAATAATTGCCCCAACCTTCAGAACTCAATCAATAAATCCGTATCGCGAGAAAATAGCATGATTAAAGAAGGAAGTTGTCACAAAAGAAAGACCTTGCCATCAGAAGTTGACATGCAAGATGTCCCACAATGTCAGACAATGCAATCTTGCCAAAACTTACCCAAGTCCCCCACCCTCAAATCAAAGAAGATCAGACACGTTCCCGGATTCATATGCTTCATTTGCCACAAAATTGGCCATTACATGAGACACTGCCCCCAAAAACCCTATATGGATGCACCACTACAAGCTAATATGAGAACCTCAAGGATGCCCTTCTATCCCCAAGGAAGCCCAAATTCGCCAAATGTTAATGCAGTACGTTCAACCTTCCCTGATGACAAAAGAGCAAAAGCATCCTGCGACATGTGCCAAGACAtccaagaaaagaaagagatgcAAGAATACAAGAGACGCAAAGTAATGTCCCTAGAGATTCAAGCAAAAGAAGATTTGTGTCGAAAAACAAACTCGCCAGCACAATACTATCAGAAAGCATCTCAGCATTCAACTAGTTCCGGTTCTACGTCTCGTTCGACTATGTCAGAACCTGGTCAGCAAGCCACAATGATCAACAGTAATAGCCATGAAGGAAGCAACTCCGTACCATGCCCTACACCTTCAAAAAGACGTGGTTATAAGGCAGGAGTCGAATGTTTCATCTGCCATGAGATGGGACACTATTCATGGTGCTGCCCTCAGAAAGTCAAGTCAAAACGAGTCCAACCAACAACAAGCCTTCCCAACGTATCTGGACCAAAAAGTTCAAAGTCACCAAACAGTGGTTCTGCCTCGTTGACCTCACCGCCCGTCGGACAAGGTCGTCTGAACCATGTGCAAGTAGAAACAAACGGAAAAGTTGTGAATCTCGAGCAAGTTGAAGGAGCAGGAGAAGAACAGGTTCCACAGGCAAGAGCAGAGCCACAGTAAGATGAAGAATTCTAAGTGAGTCAGAGTACCAGACCGTTTTGCGGCAAGCACGCAACAATAAGTTGAAGAAAGACTAGCAGAGTCTGAAGCTGTGAAGAAGTCTGAAGATCCTTTTTGGTTTCGTGTGTGTGGTCCACCttcgaatctcggggtcgagattcttgtaaggggggtggatctgtaacgctccgcttttcgtgagtcgtTAAAAACTATTTCGGCAAAATcgtaattgcgaaaattttcgttctttgtgtgcgagtctagGTTGTGCCAAGGACCTCAATTcaaatcccgttgttccctctcatcgccATCAAAATCGTCCACCTCAAGATTCCAAATCCGACTCAAGTCTCCGAAATTCAATCACATCCCTTGAATCCCCGCCAAATACCTATCCCCATTTCCGAAAATATCAAATCCCCATCTCGAATCATTTCCTTGAGTCTCCCTTGATTCATTCCTAAACCCTCGAGTTTgaatatcaaatttgaattcgaatccaaaccctaaatctCTCCATTTCTCTCCAAATCAATCTCCTccgaaaaagtctattttgcctccctcggatTTTTGTGGGCCGTTTTctcctcggcccatctcctctcagccgctcctcccccttcccttcccacGTGCTGAGCACGCGCGTCGTGCCCGAGCCAAGAGAGAGcgccgccctctccctctctcgcccTCTCTGCTTTCTCCTCACCTCGGCGCcgattcccgccgccgccgtttgaaTTCGCCGGCCGCCCTTCCCGCGCGCGCCTCGCCTGCCCGCCGCCCAAAACGGAAGGGAGAGGCTTCCCTTTCCACCGTCCTCCCTCACTTTTCCCTTCTAAACCCGGCCTCTCTCCTCTCGCCCTTGTCTTCTTGTGCGCGGAGGCAGAGGACGCCGACAACGTCCTGCCGCGCCTGTGCCCCACCTTGACCGCGCCACGCCGATGCtcccgcgcgcggcgccgctcATGGCCGACCGCTGTggccgcgccaccgtcgcccctGCCGCGTCGACCGCCTTGGTCCGCGCTCGCCGCCAAACCAGCCCTCCTCCCTTTTCGCTGTCATCCGCTGCGTCACCATGGCCCCGCCTCCGCATGCCACAAGCCGCCAACGTGGCGACGCCAATCCCACGCGCCTCTCCAGCCTCGCCGCCCAAAAACGGAAGGAGCAAggctccctttcctcctcctcctttcgctTTTCCCTTGCGGGCAAGGCCGTCTCGCTCTCTCCCTTGTCCTGGTGCGGGAGCGTACACAGGGCGCCGCTGACGCCACCTTTGCGCCCTGTCGCGCCCACGCCACCACCGCGACCATGCCAGCTCACCGCTCCCACCTTGACCGCGCCAGCCCTGCGCTCCCGTGGTTCGAAAtcggccgtccgatccaccgccttcgccgcccagagcatccacgccgtcgccgctttcgcatcgcccacgaaaccgccgctgccgcaagcCGAGCGCTTGACCGCCAAGGTCGGTTCTCCccccaaaccgacatcgcctCACCCCGCGCCTATAAAACCCGAAGCCGAGCTCCCCATTCCATCTCAATCCCTCCCACTTCACACTCCTACTCCACTGCGCCATTGTCGCCCTTCCtctgctctcgccgtcgccgtccgccgcagaGCACCGGGAGACCGGTGCGTGCGAGGACGCGTGACGCGGGACTCCGGgcaccctccttcctccccttcctcggcccgaggccggagagctcgctcccgagccgtcggccgctcgtcactgcgcccgtcTCGGCTTGGTAATGCCAccctccgttctcccttctTGCTCGTCCTCTCCCTCCCTAGCTCGCGTGGTAGCTCGGCTAGCCCCCCGAACACGCATGGACACTGCCCCAGGTCTCGCCGCCGaaccgccgctcgtcgcccttGCACCGCGCGCtagctcgccggccgccatgcTCTGTCCCGGAGGCCGTCTCTCGTCGCCAGCCAACCTCGGTGccgctccgtccaatccgacgccggGAATggattccttgaaccccggagatgctcccatccctttgaatcgaaccctcgtcgtctcgtcgtgttttccccttttttgCTCTCCGGTGattgccgccgccatcgtcggcttctctcgcgtcgattcctctcgccgccacgcCCCCGGGGATCCCTTTGACCTCCCCCTGGCTGCCCCAAGGCCGTcggccttctcctttgtctccgcgccgtgtcgccgcttccgccgccgcataacgccgccgtgcgtgcgccgccggtgaccatcgggtcCCGCGTCACCGCGTGCGCGTCGCAACACCATACCGGTTCGGCTAAACCCAAGCCCGCGCACCCTTCGCTCTCCTCgcgcgcggccacgtcggcATGCCGGCGagattggccgccgccgccggccgtcgtcgcgcgTCCTCTTCCTGATCCGAGCCGTGGAATGagttccccttctcctcctcctgccgccagTGCTAGCTGCCCCttccggctcgccgccgttcgccggatcCCGCCGCATGCCGTGAGCTGTCGGATCAACCTGCCCGGCCTCCTCTGCCTCCCCATCCGACGTGACTTCCACGTGGACGCCACCTCAGTCCCGGGCCCGCTTGACTGGGTCAAGTCGCGCCCAGtcagcctcctccctccgtcttccctcccgtgcgcgcggtccacggcaagccgtgcggctgcacgtgggcccgccgccatcCGTCCACCCGGCGCGCCGCGCCTGAACCGCGTGcatccgaaaccctagcgcccaCCTCCGCGTGCACCCTCCCCACCGTGAACCCAACCACTGccatgtgggtcccgcgcggtggaccgcgcccacCCCGACGGGCcaccctctctccccgcgcgccccttgggccgccctcctcgcggccgtgccggcccattaGGCTCGCCCGAGCTGCGCAAGTCCCTCGGGCCGCGCCAATGCCACCCGAGACAAGTCTGATTGACATCcctccatccttttctttttccagggatttaataaatcctttttcctttgtcccataaatcaattccttattccaaaattccacaaatcatttcctttggtcccgcgcgtcagtgactgtcaataatattcttgagaatattatttctataaaattccataaaccatttctcctattccagaaactccaattaaacttccaaaattcatgtcttctcaaccgctcatccgattgactccgttccacttccagtaattccgtaaaattgagatctattcaATGGCACTaataattagtctaaataggatctttcttttggtcttttgtttaggttttcgattgtttgcgtatagttgcggttatcggattttcgtcgatcgcgggttttctcgaagattcgtgaagcttcgtgaagaccttgagcaaggcaagtcaccctttgatcaattgctcctataattgaaaaatcattattattttgtttgcaacttgcatttttagaatcacacacttaacttgcttggcctcgggtTGCATGCCAAatcgacggacctacccagtagtcgcactaatttccgtaggtcatactaccctgattccttgacgctccacccttgtggtacctcggtattcgtgctctctgagcgcgtataccaaatatcccacatacaccgttgtttgtcgaaaacttgggaaatgggtttgtgaagccttcaaaacccgacatgtggtgtcggtgtgtttgaaaataaaatgaattgtgaaaactcgcgatgcgggggttgtgcctatgtggcactgtcccgtattcgcatataaggaccgattcctgtgggaaactcaccGAACATAaccaaagtgcaaccacaaggtggaatgggacaccctagCTAAGTAACTAgacggttcagggaaacctcgcatgccaatagttgggaacgccggggcggggtcggacaaaccgggttcctggtaaggcaaggacgagaagcttgctcacttaccgatcaaggtggttggagtttgatttgtgcacgcctaaaatggcctatgtttatgtgaggatttgatccttctatgtggcatgaggtaaccctgggtcggctggggaaaggctttgttgcgaacctccgataccgacgggtgttcggaataagttcgtatcttgtgggtaaagtgtacccctctgcagaggttaactaactgttcgagcagccgtgcccacggtcatgggcggatgtgaggtggttcccgttgcgtagatttgtttgcctgtgctttgtgaaaagttgttgtggtgtgggaatcgtaaccagaatcagcctatgtggcagatggacgacctaagtggtcagaaacgaatctgtgtgattcgggatgtctgcgggcatcatagactaggcttcccgagtggaagcggattgttgtgctgctgggcagctggactctgggagtccgagaaaatgaaaaaggctctgggagccgattaatcaaatggaatggctctgggagccgagaagtaatgatctgacccgggaggtcggtacattactaaatgagctgttgaaaaaaaaacatctcttaatgtcgaatcgagacgcaagtctcttttcggcccaaacttagaaagaaataaatcacttagtgatttcaaaatgtcttcaaataaaagatttgcaaaacaaccttgcctctcttccaagcttgcattaaacacctaagttcccgtgacttgctgagtacgaaagtactcacccttgctctatataaatatatatatagttccccggccctgaagagaagataaagtgaagtgaagattagggtttcgtcctggttcccagccgtcgcctgtggtgttgggtgttagaccgttgtcAAATATTTCTGACAGGAGGAAGTATCAATTTATTTCATGTCTTATATTAATTGATGTTTTTTAGTATACTAGTTTCAATTAATTTGTTATCAGATAAATTAAATGTCAATGGTGGATCCTTAATTCATCATCTATAATGCTTCCTAGAATTAATGGACATCCATTTACAATTTAAGTTTGTTGAGAATAGTCAGTTTCATGTACATATGTAGTGGTATCTATTCTTGCTGAAATTTGTATTGTTTTTATTCGTTTCTGATACCGGTATCTTATTAGGCACAAATTAACGTATATAAGTACCGCTGCTATTTTTAGTGAAAACATTACTTTGGTCTGATATCCAGTAGTAGTACGTTCAGTTACTTGATTATGAACACATATATATTATCTGTATTTCCATGTAATAAACTATTTTTCACAACTCTGGAATTCTTTTTTCAGCCTGGAGGGGACAATCGACCGCTACATTAGCCACACCCAAGAGGCGCCTGCAAACAAGAAGCCCCGTGAACTTACTGTAAAGGTCCTTGTGGATACATTCTGAATTCCTCATATCTATCAACCATGATCATATACTGTTAGGATCGATGACGATAATGTGTGCAACttgcattaatttttttttcttcacaactACTGCATACAGAATATGAAATCTCAATCCGAAACCTTAGCAATGGAGATTGACACAGTTGAGGCATACACAAGGTAACTATAATAGCAATGATTATTCCTTATCAGAATATATATGAAATCATGCAGACTGGCAATTACTATATGTTCCTAATTATTAGGGTGGGGAAATTCACATGACTAGATGAAAATGATTTTTCACGTAGGAAGATGCAGGGCGAAAACCTGGAATCATGCTCGTTGCAAGAACTGCATGGCCTGGAGATGCAGATGGAGAAGAGCCTAAGCAGCATCCGTTTACAAAAGGCAAGCAAATGGTCGCAATGTGCTATCTATGTTGTTGCTGTTGTGAATATCTCTATGATATATGCATTTTGATCAGATTTACATAAATATCTTTCTTGTTGTCCGTCAACATTGCAGCAAAAGAAGCTGATGGATAAGATTTCACAGCTACAACAACAGGTATGCACTTATGTATCTGAATATAATATATATCAAAGCATGGCTGACAAGAATTATTGTTCTGAAAGAGGATTTTTGCATAACTTGTTAGTAATACATCAGTATGATTAGATGGAAACACTTGTTCGCCTCAACAAGCCGTCTCTTCCTGGAGTGTACTGCTTTACAAAAGATGTTGATACAAATACAAATCTCAAAAGATTATctatatatccatgtgtgattAACTGACGAAACTGAACATGCAGGAGAAGATTCTGTCGGAGGAGAACGCACTGCTCCTCGATCAGGTATCATTAAAAAACTCATCATCAACCACACGCCTATTTACTGCACCTACTAGCTGCCGGATTAATCTGCCAATaatgtcactgacatgtggggcaaAAGGCGCTATCTATCCAATGCAACTTACAGTGACCGGTGTTAATATCCATCTATACATGTCAGCTTTTGCATGATGATGAATCTTTTCTTCTTGTTCGTTCTTGTTTGTGGAGGGCAAGGTGCAACATGCTCCAATCGGGGCTCCAGCGCGCGAGATGAATCAGAACCAGCATGTCCAGGATATTGATGTTGACACTGAGCTGGTCATTGGAAGACGGTGAAAATATTCAGATTTTACAGAAGTGGTTGTGGAAACAGTTCACAGAAGAGAAGTGAATGTGTTGATGAGGATCAACTTGTTGACTGAGCGAGTTATACACAATTTGTTTGTAGcaagttgctaaatttatttGTCGATATTATATAATCTTGCTATGAGGAGAAGGTAGTGGCGCCTATACATGCAGCATTGTATTCAGGCTTGTGTTTGACCAACAGACATGCTGTGCAGTTCGGATCGGATATACATAAACCAATCAAATTGAATAATCATATCAATTATGTATGTGGTGGTAGATCTTTGAAAAGAAGTTGATATATGTGTGATATTCTCGATCAAATCTAGTTGGTGGCACGAATTCCAGAGTCCAGACAGCTATACACAGAGAGGAAACCAAACTTTGTTTTCagggatatatatatttactgAACTTATGCGGAGATCAAGTATACATCATAATCAATCCACCatttttgaaagttttgaaaaagggaaaaagaattCTCTCAACAGAAGATGGATTAGCATAAACATTGAACTAGAAATGCATCCCGTTCTatgaacaaaagaaagaaacagaGAGTCCATGAACTTTGACAATAGCTAGCATCGCATCGCATAGCAGAGCAAGCcaagaagaagaaacaaaaTGAAGAGATGAACCACTGCAACTTTGAACTCGATCtgatgatcgatcgattgatgaTTAGTAGAAGTTGTTGGATCCCTGGTAGCAGAGTCCGGTGATCCACCAGGGGGAGATGGCGTCGGAGACGATGATGGTCTGCTGCGGCGTGCTGTAGGTGGTGAGCTTGACGGTGAGGCCGTCGGAGTTGTCCAGCGCGGCGAACACCTGGTACGTGATGCCCCAGTTGTGCGCCGCCTGGAtccaggcgccgccgccaccggaggtcttgacggagagggaggagacgtcgccggcgccgccgacgttCATGACGTAGAGCAGCAACCAGTAGTGGTTCCCCTGGAGGCAGAACCTGACGCCGCCGGTCCTCTGGCACGGCACGCGGCGGTACTGCACCGGCACGATCCCGGCGACCCTCTGCGCGAGCTTGAGGAAGGAGGGCGGCGCCATGTCG
The Oryza sativa Japonica Group chromosome 6, ASM3414082v1 DNA segment above includes these coding regions:
- the LOC107276241 gene encoding MADS-box transcription factor 50-like isoform X1 — its product is MAAAGGQQRRRGGRREMRRIEDTTRRQVTFSKRRKGLLKKASELSVLCDAEVALLVFSPRGRFFHFASAPSLEGTIDRYISHTQEAPANKKPRELTVKNMKSQSETLAMEIDTVEAYTRKMQGENLESCSLQELHGLEMQMEKSLSSIRLQKQKKLMDKISQLQQQEKILSEENALLLDQGKVQHAPIGAPAREMNQNQHVQDIDVDTELVIGRR
- the LOC107276241 gene encoding MADS-box transcription factor 50-like, which codes for MAAAGGQQRRRGGRREMRRIEDTTRRQVTFSKRRKGLLKKASELSVLCDAEVALLVFSPRGRFFHFASAPSLEGTIDRYISHTQEAPANKKPRELTNMKSQSETLAMEIDTVEAYTRKMQGENLESCSLQELHGLEMQMEKSLSSIRLQKQKKLMDKISQLQQQEKILSEENALLLDQGKVQHAPIGAPAREMNQNQHVQDIDVDTELVIGRR
- the LOC107276241 gene encoding MADS-box transcription factor 50-like isoform X2, which encodes MAAAGGQQRRRGGRREMRRIEDTTRRQVTFSKRRKGLLKKASELSVLCDAEVALLVFSPRGRFFHFASAPSLEGTIDRYISHTQEAPANKKPRELTVKNMKSQSETLAMEIDTVEAYTRKMQGENLESCSLQELHGLEMQMEKSLSSIRLQKQKKLMDKISQLQQQEKILSEENALLLDQVQHAPIGAPAREMNQNQHVQDIDVDTELVIGRR